From a single Lasioglossum baleicum unplaced genomic scaffold, iyLasBale1 scaffold1610, whole genome shotgun sequence genomic region:
- the LOC143220803 gene encoding LOW QUALITY PROTEIN: ralBP1-associated Eps domain-containing protein 2-like (The sequence of the model RefSeq protein was modified relative to this genomic sequence to represent the inferred CDS: inserted 11 bases in 10 codons; deleted 2 bases in 2 codons; substituted 1 base at 1 genomic stop codon): MDWESITVASLHLTMTEHQYYEDIFSYCRENADSDSVSMIKVAELLRSASLPGVVTMKILDICFXTEAAHIGAYLGTIQFYVLLKLVAAHQAGLSIRKEIITMPLDVITLPRFTWPASEEEDGRRSSDSNRAMKSHRHAPESTTESESEAESPRETGGSTDSPTPTNSIIQDRNNDIGGKTILDSVSGGWXGLLVSEEQRQLLGTEEESSERHSSDEGEGDGDSSFPPEEVWIISDEQREYYAAQFAQLQLDPEGLLHGPIARTFFKKSGLPLGELSRIWQLADITRDGALSIQEFFVAMHLVVLRRNYVPLPDVLPPPLLIXLLKQKTGPPPIPXTTTTQKTPPNTTGTRERNKEWTKFVDSPTGTSSSLTSPGLQLVNFDFQKSAVEKDPKILHPVPLRLTPILASGANGNSSSCTTLXDDDLQRTASAMVQRPLXKKPPPPPEEATIVTPKKEPPPPPPPRPYRTHARSSSLDLNKLGKNGQSFLGAPPLVPPRISPGITSPRKLVGQKSEGEGQKTLNESQXFCCXFSHFSPKSELPENPPLETPQSQQFTGVCGAFHIYRKPSPKREGGDEXALKDEVEEXKKLTLQELREKNAELRLVCEXLTRELASVLQERINLRARLLILT, translated from the exons ATGGATTGGGAGTCGATCACGGTGGCGAGTCTTCATCTGACGATGACCGAACATCAATATTACGAAGACATTTTTAGTTATTGCCGTGAAAATGCAGACAGCGACAGTGTGTCGATGATCAAAGTTGCCGAACTACTACGCTCGGCAAGTTTACCAGGAGTTGTCACAATGAAG ATATTGGATATTTGTT GAACTGAAGCAGCACACATTGGTGCGTATCTTGGAACAATACAATTTTATGTACTATTGAAGCTTGTAGCAGCTCATCAAGCAGGACTTAGCATTCGTAAAGAGATAATTACCATGCCTTTGGATGTTATCACTTTACCAAGATTTACTTGGCCAGCGTCCGAGGAAGAAGATGGTAGGAGAAGTTCAGACTCAAACAGGGCTATGAAAAGTCATCGTCATGCTCCTGAAAGTACTacagaaagtgaaagtgaagcaGAGTCTCCAAGGGAAACTGGTGGTAGTACAGATTCACCGACACCAACAAATAGTATAATACAAGACAGAAACAATGATATAGGTGGTAAAACAATATTAGATTCTGTATCTGGAGGTT CAGGATTGCTGGTATCAGAAGAACAGAGGCAGCTGTTAGGAACTGAAGAAGAGAGTTCAGAACGTCATAGCAGTGATGAAGGTGAAGGAGACGGTGACAGCTCATTTCCACCTGAAGAAGTATGGATAATTAGTGATGAACAGCGCGAATATTATGCTGCTCAATTTGCACAATTGCAACTTGATCCTGAGGGACTTTTACATGGTCCCATAGCcaggacattttttaaaaagtctggACTTCCTTTAGGAGAACTTAGTCGCATTTGGCAACTAGCAGATATAACCAGAGATGGAGCATTAAGTATACAAGAATTTTTTGTGGCTATGCATCTTGTTGTGTTACGAAGAAATTATGTGCCTCTACCTGATGTTTTACCTCCACCCTTATTAA CTTTACTTAAACAAAAGACTGGTCCACCACCTATTC CAACTACGACCACTCAAAAAACTCCACCCAATACCACTGGTACTCGTGAAAGAAATAAAGAATGGACAAAATTTGTTGATTCTCCAACTGGAACTAGCAGTTCTTTAACTAGTCCAGGGTTGCAATTAGTGAAT tttgattttcaaaaatctgcCGTTGAGAAAGATCCCAAAATTTTGCATCCTGTACCATTGCGTTTGACACCAATTCTTGCTTCTGGGGCAAATGGTAATAGTAGCAGCTGTACTACGT GAGATGATGATCTCCAACGTACTGCAAGTGCAATGGTGCAACGACCTC ATAAAAAACCACCTCCACCTCCTGAAGAAGCTACTATAGTGACTCCAAAGAAGGAACCA CCGCCTCCACCACCACCCAGACCATACAGAACACATGCAAGAAGTTCTAGTCTTGATCTTAATAAATTAG GGAAAAATGGTCAAAGTTTCCTTGGAGCACCTCCACTAGTTCCACCAAGAATCTCACCCGGAATC ACTTCACCTCGAAAATTGGTTGGTCAAAAAAGTGAGGGAGAGGGACAAAAAACCTTAAATGAAAGTCA GTTTTGTTGCTGATTTTCTCACTTTTCTCCAAAGAGCGAACTACCTGAAAATCCACCTTTGGAAACTCCACAATCACAACAATTTACTGGTGTCTGTGGTGCATTTCATATTTATAGAAAACCCAGTCCAA AGCGAGAAGGAGGAGATG ATGCTCTTAAAGATGAAGTAGAAG TCAAGAAATTAACATTACAAGAATTGCGAGAGAAGAACGCCGAACTGCGATTAGTTTGTG GATTAACACGAGAGTTAGCGAGCGTACTACAGGAACGTATAAATCTTCGTGCAAGACTCTTAATTTTAACATGA
- the LOC143220800 gene encoding LOW QUALITY PROTEIN: glyceraldehyde-3-phosphate dehydrogenase-like (The sequence of the model RefSeq protein was modified relative to this genomic sequence to represent the inferred CDS: inserted 3 bases in 2 codons): MVYMFRYDSTHGRFKGEVKAENGCLVVNGNKIAVFIERDPKAIPWGKAGAEYVVESTGVFTTIEKASAHLEGGAKKVIISAPSADAPMFVVGVNLDAYDPSYKVISNASCTTNCLAPLAKVIHDNFEIVEGLMTTVHAITATXKTVDGPSGKLWRDGRGAAQNIIPAATGAAKAVGKVIPALNGKLTGMAFRVXVHNVSVVDLTVRLAKPATYDAIKAKLKEASEGPLKGILAYTEDDVVSSDFIGDNHSSIFDAKAGIPLNDNFVKLISWYDNEYGYSNRVVDLIKYIQTKDN, from the exons ATGGTATATATGTTCAGATATGACTCTACACATGGTAGATTTAAGGGAGAAGTCAAAGCTGAAAATGGTTGTTTAGTTGTCAATGGCAATAAAATTGCTGTATTCATTGAACGTGACCCAAAAGCTATTCCATGGGGAAAGGCTGGTGCTGAATATGTTGTAGAATCAACTGGAGTCTTTACTACCATAGAAAAGGCTTCT GCCCATTTGGAAGGTGGTGCAAAGAAGGTTATCATTTCTGCACCATCAGCTGATGCACCTATGTTTGTTGTTGGTGTAAACTTAGATGCTTATGACCCAAGTTACAAAGTTATCTCCAATGCTTCCTGTACTACCAATTGTTTAGCTCCTCTTGCTAAAGTTATTCATGATAATTTCGAAATTGTTGAGGGTCTTATGACTACTGTACATGCTATTACTGCTA CAAAAACTGTTGATGGACCATCTGGAAAG TTATGGCGAGATGGTCGTGGTGCTGCACAAAATATTATTCCTGCTGCAACTGGTGCCGCTAAAGCTGTTGGTAAAGTCATTCCAGCTCTAAATGGAAAACTGACCGGTATGGCATTCCGTGT CGTACACAATGTATCGGTCGTTGACTTAACCGTTAGACTTGCCAAACCTGCAACCTATGATGCTATTAAAGCTAAACTTAAGGAAGCCTCTGAAGGACCATTGAAAGGAATTTTGGCCTATACAGAAGATGATGTGGTCTCTTCTGACTTCATTGGTGATAACCACTCCAGTATTTTTGATGCTAAAGCTGGTATTCCTTTGAATGATAACtttgttaaattaatttcctgGTATGATAATGAATATGGTTATTCTAACCGTGTGGTTGACTTAATTAAGTACATACAAACGAAAGATAACTAA
- the LOC143220801 gene encoding LOW QUALITY PROTEIN: glyceraldehyde-3-phosphate dehydrogenase-like (The sequence of the model RefSeq protein was modified relative to this genomic sequence to represent the inferred CDS: inserted 2 bases in 2 codons; deleted 1 base in 1 codon) gives MAVVGINGFGRIGRMCLRACIEKDVTVTMINDPYISTEYMIYLFKYDSTHGPSTVKMECENGQIVIGDNRIFTSQXKNPCKINWREAGVTYVIEATGVFTNIEKASLHMDSGARRVVITAPSKDAQMIVYGVNHSCYDPKKGKIISAASCTTNCAAPIIQVMHDNFEVIEVMISSVHALTSMQRTLDGPIEREKSWRDGRGALQNIIXTSSGAAKSLDKIIPELKGKISAIAFRVPIPNVSLCDMTFRVNKPTTYEEVKDAMKTASENDLKDILNYSDEDCVSSDFNNSSYSCIFDAKAGIPQTSTFIKVVAWYDNEYGYAHRVVDLIKYMYQVDSGNIQVPVEEPEKSED, from the exons ATGGCGGTAGTAGGAATTAATGGATTCGGAAGAATAGGGAGGATGTGTTTGCGTGCATGTATTGAGAAGGATGTTACG GTTACGATGATTAATGATCCATATATTTCGACCGAGTATATGATATACTTATTTAAATATGACTCGACACATGGACCCAGTACTGTAAAAATGGAATGTGAAAAT GGACAAATTGTTATTGGAG ATAACAGGATATTCACATCAC GAAAAAATCCATGTAAAATAAATTGGAGAGAAGCAGGTGTAACATATGTAATTGAAGCTACTGGGGTTTTCACTAATATAGAGAAAGCAAGC TTACATATGGATAGTGGAGCCAGAAGAGTGGTTATTACCGCACCTTCTAAAGATGCACAGATGATAGTTTATGGCGTGAATCATTCGTGTTATGATCCAAAAAAAGGTAAAATAATCTCAGCTGCTTCCTGTACAACAAACTGTGCAGCACCAATCATTCAAGTGATGCATGATAATTTCGAAGTTATCGAAGTAATGATCAGTAGTGTACATGCTTTAACATCGATGCAGCGAACTTTAGATGGACCCATAGAAAGGGAAAAA TCGTGGAGAGATGGTAGAGGTGCATTGCAAAATATCA CAACATCATCAGGTGCAGCCAAATCTTTAGACAAAATTATTCCTGAGCTTAAAGGCAAAATATCTGCAATAGCTTTTAGAGTACCGATTCCAAATGTTTCGTTGTGCGACATGACTTTTAG ggTTAATAAACCAACAACATATGAAGAAGTGAAGGATGCAATGAAAACAGCATCAGAAAACGATCTAAAAGATATATTGAATTATTCAGATGAAGATTGTGTATCATCCGATTTTAATAACTCAAGTTATTCGTGTATTTTCGATGCCAAAGCTGGTATTCCACAGACGAGCACATTCATTAAAGTCGTTGCCTG GTATGACAATGAATATGGTTATGCACATCGTGTAGTGGATTTGATAAAATATATGTACCAAGTTGATTCTGGTAATATACAAGTACCTGTAGAAGAGCCAGAAAAAAGTGAAGATTAA